A region from the Medicago truncatula cultivar Jemalong A17 chromosome 6, MtrunA17r5.0-ANR, whole genome shotgun sequence genome encodes:
- the LOC25496038 gene encoding receptor-like protein EIX2, whose translation MSNYILKIFYVLQLLLLLTSGFTHEFKNTTIESVESKCIEREKQALLKFKQSFLDDSYMLSTWKDDNKDGDCCKWKGIECNNETGHVKKLDLRGDDSQFLVGSIDFTSLIVLQNMEYLDLSHNLFQGNSISEQIGSLTKLKYLEYLDLSEMFYGTNGEIPSQLGNLTRLRYLNLRDNYNIVGEIPCRLGNLSQLQYLDLEGTSFTGVIPFQPGNLPVLHTLKLDVYYHFTDSNIKWLSTLSSLTSLSLSGQYRRFVFFHYLLQTIMKFIPNLRELRLVDFGLIDTDVVSLFHSHSNFSNSLTILDFSDNMLTSSTFQFLSNISLNLQELRLSGNNVVWPSHFYPNFPSLVILDLSTNNISSSQFPGIRSFSSKLQELYLENCMLTDKSFLVSSTSVVNSSSSLLILDVSSNMLRSSEIFLWAFNFTTNLHSLSLFGNLLEGPIPDGFGKVMNSLEYLSLSENNLQGDIPSFFSNMCTLDTLDLSNNNLSGEISSFINKNSVCNRHIFTDLDLSHNRITGALPECINLLSELEYLYLDGNALEGEINELHLTNFSKLKVLSLSYNSLSLKFPLCWVPPFKLVALNLASCKLGSSFPSWLQTQRSILRLDISDTGLNGGVPEWFWNNSQHMILMNMSHNNLIGTIPDFPYKFPQSSAVCLNSNQFEGGVPSFLLQASHLMLSENKFSHLFSFLCDKKAPPTNLATLDLSNNQIEGQLPNCWNSVNTLLFLDLRNNKLSGKIPQSMGTLVKVEALVLRNNSLTGELSSTLKNCRNLMLLDVGENLLSGSIPSWIGENMQQLIILSLKGNHFSGIIPIRLCHLRNIQLLDLSRNNLSEGIPTCLENFTSLLEKSINTSETESQIYSTSPGYLFIYGVISEDYTFNIPLFWKGMERGFKHPELRLKSIDLSSNNLTGEIPKKIGYLVGLVSLNLSRNNLSGKIPSEIGNLVSLDFLDLSRNRFIGKIPSTLSKIDRLEILDLSNNSLSGRIPFGRQLQTLAPSGFEGNLDLCGEPLEKKCPEDTTTVNPQGSEIHGEDGNSVFHEGFYMCLGIGYFTGFWGLLGPILLWRPWRIAYIRFLNKLIDYIYVLVAINVTRFQMWLKH comes from the coding sequence ATGAGCAATTATattctcaaaatattttatgtattgcAATTGCTTTTATTGCTTACCTCAGGATTCACTCATGAGTTCAAAAATACTACAATTGAAAGTGTTGAATCAAAATGCATAGAGAGGGAGAAACAAGCACTCCTCAAGTTCAAACAAAGCTTCCTTGACGACTCTTACATGCTGTCTACCTGGAAGGATGATAACAAAGATGGAGACTGCTGCAAATGGAAAGGAATTGAGTGCAACAATGAAACAGGTCATGTAAAGAAACTTGATCTTCGTGGTGATGATTCACAATTCTTGGTAGGTTCAATTGATTTCACTTCGTTGATTGTCTTGCAAAATATGGAATATTTGGATCTTAGCCATAATTTATTTCAAGGCAATTCTATTTCAGAACAAATAGGCTCACTTACCAAGTTAAAGTATCTAGAATATCTAGATCTAAGTGAGATGTTTTATGGTACAAACGGAGAAATCCCTTCTCAACTCGGGAATCTTACACGTTTACGATATCTCAATCTAAGAGATAACTATAATATTGTTGGAGAAATCCCTTGTCGACTTGGAAATCTCTCACAACTACAGTACCTTGATCTTGAAGGAACTTCTTTTACCGGAGTAATCCCTTTTCAACCAGGAAATCTTCCTGTTTTGCACACTCTTAAACTTGATGTGTATTATCATTTCACAGATAGTAATATAAAGTGGTTGTCTACACTCTCTTCTTTAACAAGTCTTTCCCTGAGCGGACAATATCGTAGGTTTGTCTTTTTTCACTACTTGCTCCAAACAATCATGAAGTTTATTCCAAACTTAAGAGAGTTGAGGTTAGTTGATTTTGGTCTTATAGATACTGATGTCGTGTCTTTGTTTCATTCTCATTCTAACTTTTCCAATTCTCTTACCATCCTTGATTTCTCTGACAATATGTTGACATCATCAACTTTTCAATTCTTGTCAAATATTAGTCTTAATCTTCAAGAGCTTCGTCTTTCTGGAAACAATGTTGTTTGGCCATCTCATTTCTATCCAAACTTTCCTTCTCTTGTCATCCTTGACCTCTCAACTAATAATATTTCATCATCCCAATTTCCAGGTATCCGCAGTTTTAGCTCCAAATTGCAAGAGCTTTATCTAGAAAATTGCATGCTTACAGATAAAAGTTTTCTTGTGTCATCTACTTCAGTTGTGAACTCTTCATCTTCCCTTCTCATCCTTGATGTTTCCTCAAATATGTTGAGATCATCGGAAATATTTTTATGGGCTTTTAACTTTACCACTAATCTTCATAGTCTTAGCCTCTTTGGTAACTTGTTAGAAGGTCCCATTCCAGATGGATTTGGGAAAGTGATGAACTCTCTTGAATATCTTTCACTCTCAGAAAACAATTTACAAGGAGATATTCCATCTTTCTTTAGTAACATGTGCACATTGGATACTTTAGACCTATCAAATAACAACTTGAGTGGTGAAATTTCTAGCTTCATCAACAAAAATTCAGTGTGCAATAGACACATATTTACAGATTTGGATTTATCTCATAATAGAATAACGGGGGCGCTACCTGAATGCATCAACTTGCTATCTGAGTTGGAGTATCTATACTTGGACGGTAATGCTTTGGAAGGTGAAATCAATGAATTACATCTCACCAATTTTTCCAAATTGAAAGTATTATCCTTATCATACAACTCATTATCCCTGAAGTTTCCCCTTTGTTGGGTTCCTCCTTTCAAATTAGTAGCTTTGAACTTGGCATCTTGCAAGCTGGGTTCAAGCTTTCCAAGTTGGCTCCAAACACAAAGATCCATACTGCGACTTGATATTTCTGATACAGGGCTTAATGGTGGCGTACCCGAATGGTTTTGGAACAACTCACAacatatgatattaatgaataTGTCGCACAACAATCTAATCGGTACAATTCCAGATTTTCCATATAAGTTTCCTCAAAGTTCGGCTGTATGTTTGAATTCAAATCAATTTGAGGGTGGAGTTCCGTCCTTTTTGCTACAAGCTTCACATCTAATGCTCTCCGAAAATAAATTTTcacatttgttttcatttttatgtgaTAAAAAAGCACCACCAACAAACTTGGCCACTCTAGATTTATCAAACAATCAAATAGAGGGACAGCTTCCTAATTGTTGGAATTCTGTAAACACATTACTGTTTCTTGATTTGAGAAACAATAAACTTTCGGGGAAGATTCCACAGTCCATGGGCACCCTTGTTAAAGTGGAAGCTTTGGTTTTAAGAAATAATAGTTTGACTGGTGAATTGTCTTCCACTTTGAAGAACTGCAGAAATTTAATGTTGTTGGATGTAGGTGAAAATTTGCTGTCTGGCTCAATTCCATCATGGATAGGAGAAAACATGCAACAATTGATAATCTTAAGCTTGAAAGGGAATCACTTTTCTGGAATTATTCCTATTCGCCTATGTCATTTAAGGAATATTCAACTTTTGGATCTTTCAAGAAATAACTTATCAGAAGGAATTCCAACATGCTTAGAGAATTTTACATCATTGTTAGAAAAGAGCATCAATACTAGTGAAACTGAAAGTCAAATATATTCGACAAGTCCAGGCTACCTTTTCATTTATGGTGTAATTTCCGAAGATTATACGTTTAACATACCTTTATTCTGGAAAGGTATGGAACGTGGGTTCAAGCATCCAGAGTTGCGTCTTAAGAGCATTGACCTTTCAAGTAATAACTTAACAGGTGAAATACCAAAAAAGATTGGATATTTGGTTGGATTAGTCTCTTTGAATTTATCAAGAAACAATTTGAGCGGAAAAATCCCATCTGAAATTGGAAATTTAGTTTCACTTGATTTCCTCGACTTGTCAAGAAACCGTTTCATTGGTAAAATTCCTTCCACTCTTTCCAAGATCGATCGGCTAGAAATTTTAGACTTGTCAAACAACTCTCTCTCCGGAAGAATCCCTTTTGGCAGACAATTGCAAACCTTAGCTCCCTCAGGTTTTGAAGGAAATCTTGATCTTTGTGGTGAACCACTTGAAAAAAAATGTCCCGAAGACACGACAACAGTAAATCCTCAAGGGTCAGAAATTCATGGTGAAGATGGCAATTCAGTTTTCCATGAAGGATTTTACATGTGCTTGGGGATAGGCTATTTCACAGGTTTTTGGGGATTATTAGGGCCAATACTACTTTGGAGACCTTGGAGAATTGCTTATATAAGGTTCTTGAACAAGCTGATAGACTATATATATGTATTGGTAGCAATCAATGTGACAAGGTTCCAAATGTGGCTGAAACACTAG
- the LOC25496040 gene encoding ankyrin repeat domain-containing protein 2B isoform X3: MASNSQKDFPVDDQQRTKIPNKNCKRKNKKSKIKSFTTATRARGTGFPINPFNFSSLLYDTNIKKLAEQAEKYPSFNQMAQQDGLLKSHKQKTFSIMSRINKSRDLWTLAERLSDALVQDPSTSSMLEIYVKLSFEGRRKQGKAQVDRDPCLKLILDEIENGGPAVLMRYWNDEWVLKMFGLVMGISLGPDSGDAVYHENSGSFVHHTAIIGNVKNLKELASNRVSPQSSSKYKCKQTERTQETQEEHSLAVLMLKLNLVDLLFRRAPCIPHLYYWCGYVRTHSGGCSRVKSSASTHNLPDQETQLGAGKEGLLTILARVTSETPSVRFAQEFALVLFLYHCLCTMPCEQCDAVLKQAVEAAIEAARYQIDNPQLDRESSGVE, encoded by the exons ATGGCTTCCAATTCGCAAAAGGATTTTCCTGTTG ATGATCAGCAGAGAACAAAAATTCCAAATAagaattgtaaaagaaaaaataaaaaatccaaaattaaatCATTCACCACAGCAACTCGTGCACGTGGGACTGGTTTTCCAATCAACCCTTTTAATTTCTCATCTCTTCTCTAT GATACAAATATCAAGAAATTGGCTGAACAAGCAGAAAAATATCCATCATTCAATCAGATGGCTCAACAGGATGGTCTCCTTAAATCTCATAAACAGAAGACTTTTTCAATCATGAGCAGGATCAATAAGAGTCGTGATTTATGGACCTTGGCTGAGCGCCTGAGTGATGCATTGGTGCAG GACCCATCAACGTCTTCCATGCTTGAAATTTACGTCAAACTATCATTTGAAGGCCGCCGTAAACAGGGAAAAGCACAAGTTGACAGAGATCCATGTTTGAAACTTATTTTAGATGAGATAGAGAATGGTGGTCCTGCTGTACTGATGAG ATACTGGAATGATGAGTGGGTTTTGAAGATGTTTGGACTAGTCATGGGCATTTCTCTAGGTCCAGACTCTGGAGATGCAGTTTATCATGAAAATTCTGGGTCATTTGTTCATCATACTGCTATTATTGGCAACGTCAAG AATTTGAAGGAACTAGCCAGCAACCGAGTGTCTCCCCAATCGTCATCAAAGTACAAATGCAAACAAACAG AAAGAACACAGGAAACACAGGAAGAGCATTCTTTGGCTGTATTGATGCTCAAACTCAATCTAGTGGACCTTCTCTTTAGACGTGCACCTTGTATCCCTCATCTTTATTATTGGTGCGGCTATGTGAGGACTCATTCTGGCGGCTGTTCAAGGGTTAAATCTTCAGCTTCTACCCACAACCTACCTGATCAAGAAACCCAG CTGGGGGCTGGGAAAGAAGGGTTGCTTACTATCCTGGCTAGAGTTACCAGTGAGACTCCTTCCGTTCGATTCGCACAAGAATTTGCTCTAGTTCTCTTTTTGTATCATTGCCTTTGCACCATGCCTTGTGAACAGTGTGATGCAGTACTCAAG CAGGCGGTCGAGGCAGCGATCGAGGCAGCGAGATACCAGATAGATAATCCACAATTGGATAGAGAAAGTTCAGGGGTTGAGTGA
- the LOC25496040 gene encoding ankyrin repeat domain-containing protein 2B isoform X2, with translation MASNSQKDFPVDDQQRTKIPNKNCKRKNKKSKIKSFTTATRARGTGFPINPFNFSSLLYDTNIKKLAEQAEKYPSFNQMAQQDGLLKSHKQKTFSIMSRINKSRDLWTLAERLSDALVQDPSTSSMLEIYVKLSFEGRRKQGKAQVDRDPCLKLILDEIENGGPAVLMRYWNDEWVLKMFGLVMGISLGPDSGDAVYHENSGSFVHHTAIIGNVKLCCQNLKELASNRVSPQSSSKYKCKQTERTQETQEEHSLAVLMLKLNLVDLLFRRAPCIPHLYYWCGYVRTHSGGCSRVKSSASTHNLPDQETQLGAGKEGLLTILARVTSETPSVRFAQEFALVLFLYHCLCTMPCEQCDAVLKAVEAAIEAARYQIDNPQLDRESSGVE, from the exons ATGGCTTCCAATTCGCAAAAGGATTTTCCTGTTG ATGATCAGCAGAGAACAAAAATTCCAAATAagaattgtaaaagaaaaaataaaaaatccaaaattaaatCATTCACCACAGCAACTCGTGCACGTGGGACTGGTTTTCCAATCAACCCTTTTAATTTCTCATCTCTTCTCTAT GATACAAATATCAAGAAATTGGCTGAACAAGCAGAAAAATATCCATCATTCAATCAGATGGCTCAACAGGATGGTCTCCTTAAATCTCATAAACAGAAGACTTTTTCAATCATGAGCAGGATCAATAAGAGTCGTGATTTATGGACCTTGGCTGAGCGCCTGAGTGATGCATTGGTGCAG GACCCATCAACGTCTTCCATGCTTGAAATTTACGTCAAACTATCATTTGAAGGCCGCCGTAAACAGGGAAAAGCACAAGTTGACAGAGATCCATGTTTGAAACTTATTTTAGATGAGATAGAGAATGGTGGTCCTGCTGTACTGATGAG ATACTGGAATGATGAGTGGGTTTTGAAGATGTTTGGACTAGTCATGGGCATTTCTCTAGGTCCAGACTCTGGAGATGCAGTTTATCATGAAAATTCTGGGTCATTTGTTCATCATACTGCTATTATTGGCAACGTCAAG TTGTGCTGTCAGAATTTGAAGGAACTAGCCAGCAACCGAGTGTCTCCCCAATCGTCATCAAAGTACAAATGCAAACAAACAG AAAGAACACAGGAAACACAGGAAGAGCATTCTTTGGCTGTATTGATGCTCAAACTCAATCTAGTGGACCTTCTCTTTAGACGTGCACCTTGTATCCCTCATCTTTATTATTGGTGCGGCTATGTGAGGACTCATTCTGGCGGCTGTTCAAGGGTTAAATCTTCAGCTTCTACCCACAACCTACCTGATCAAGAAACCCAG CTGGGGGCTGGGAAAGAAGGGTTGCTTACTATCCTGGCTAGAGTTACCAGTGAGACTCCTTCCGTTCGATTCGCACAAGAATTTGCTCTAGTTCTCTTTTTGTATCATTGCCTTTGCACCATGCCTTGTGAACAGTGTGATGCAGTACTCAAG GCGGTCGAGGCAGCGATCGAGGCAGCGAGATACCAGATAGATAATCCACAATTGGATAGAGAAAGTTCAGGGGTTGAGTGA
- the LOC25496040 gene encoding ankyrin repeat domain-containing protein 2B isoform X4 produces MASNSQKDFPVDDQQRTKIPNKNCKRKNKKSKIKSFTTATRARGTGFPINPFNFSSLLYDTNIKKLAEQAEKYPSFNQMAQQDGLLKSHKQKTFSIMSRINKSRDLWTLAERLSDALVQDPSTSSMLEIYVKLSFEGRRKQGKAQVDRDPCLKLILDEIENGGPAVLMRYWNDEWVLKMFGLVMGISLGPDSGDAVYHENSGSFVHHTAIIGNVKNLKELASNRVSPQSSSKYKCKQTERTQETQEEHSLAVLMLKLNLVDLLFRRAPCIPHLYYWCGYVRTHSGGCSRVKSSASTHNLPDQETQLGAGKEGLLTILARVTSETPSVRFAQEFALVLFLYHCLCTMPCEQCDAVLKAVEAAIEAARYQIDNPQLDRESSGVE; encoded by the exons ATGGCTTCCAATTCGCAAAAGGATTTTCCTGTTG ATGATCAGCAGAGAACAAAAATTCCAAATAagaattgtaaaagaaaaaataaaaaatccaaaattaaatCATTCACCACAGCAACTCGTGCACGTGGGACTGGTTTTCCAATCAACCCTTTTAATTTCTCATCTCTTCTCTAT GATACAAATATCAAGAAATTGGCTGAACAAGCAGAAAAATATCCATCATTCAATCAGATGGCTCAACAGGATGGTCTCCTTAAATCTCATAAACAGAAGACTTTTTCAATCATGAGCAGGATCAATAAGAGTCGTGATTTATGGACCTTGGCTGAGCGCCTGAGTGATGCATTGGTGCAG GACCCATCAACGTCTTCCATGCTTGAAATTTACGTCAAACTATCATTTGAAGGCCGCCGTAAACAGGGAAAAGCACAAGTTGACAGAGATCCATGTTTGAAACTTATTTTAGATGAGATAGAGAATGGTGGTCCTGCTGTACTGATGAG ATACTGGAATGATGAGTGGGTTTTGAAGATGTTTGGACTAGTCATGGGCATTTCTCTAGGTCCAGACTCTGGAGATGCAGTTTATCATGAAAATTCTGGGTCATTTGTTCATCATACTGCTATTATTGGCAACGTCAAG AATTTGAAGGAACTAGCCAGCAACCGAGTGTCTCCCCAATCGTCATCAAAGTACAAATGCAAACAAACAG AAAGAACACAGGAAACACAGGAAGAGCATTCTTTGGCTGTATTGATGCTCAAACTCAATCTAGTGGACCTTCTCTTTAGACGTGCACCTTGTATCCCTCATCTTTATTATTGGTGCGGCTATGTGAGGACTCATTCTGGCGGCTGTTCAAGGGTTAAATCTTCAGCTTCTACCCACAACCTACCTGATCAAGAAACCCAG CTGGGGGCTGGGAAAGAAGGGTTGCTTACTATCCTGGCTAGAGTTACCAGTGAGACTCCTTCCGTTCGATTCGCACAAGAATTTGCTCTAGTTCTCTTTTTGTATCATTGCCTTTGCACCATGCCTTGTGAACAGTGTGATGCAGTACTCAAG GCGGTCGAGGCAGCGATCGAGGCAGCGAGATACCAGATAGATAATCCACAATTGGATAGAGAAAGTTCAGGGGTTGAGTGA
- the LOC25496040 gene encoding ankyrin repeat domain-containing protein 2B isoform X1, protein MASNSQKDFPVDDQQRTKIPNKNCKRKNKKSKIKSFTTATRARGTGFPINPFNFSSLLYDTNIKKLAEQAEKYPSFNQMAQQDGLLKSHKQKTFSIMSRINKSRDLWTLAERLSDALVQDPSTSSMLEIYVKLSFEGRRKQGKAQVDRDPCLKLILDEIENGGPAVLMRYWNDEWVLKMFGLVMGISLGPDSGDAVYHENSGSFVHHTAIIGNVKLCCQNLKELASNRVSPQSSSKYKCKQTERTQETQEEHSLAVLMLKLNLVDLLFRRAPCIPHLYYWCGYVRTHSGGCSRVKSSASTHNLPDQETQLGAGKEGLLTILARVTSETPSVRFAQEFALVLFLYHCLCTMPCEQCDAVLKQAVEAAIEAARYQIDNPQLDRESSGVE, encoded by the exons ATGGCTTCCAATTCGCAAAAGGATTTTCCTGTTG ATGATCAGCAGAGAACAAAAATTCCAAATAagaattgtaaaagaaaaaataaaaaatccaaaattaaatCATTCACCACAGCAACTCGTGCACGTGGGACTGGTTTTCCAATCAACCCTTTTAATTTCTCATCTCTTCTCTAT GATACAAATATCAAGAAATTGGCTGAACAAGCAGAAAAATATCCATCATTCAATCAGATGGCTCAACAGGATGGTCTCCTTAAATCTCATAAACAGAAGACTTTTTCAATCATGAGCAGGATCAATAAGAGTCGTGATTTATGGACCTTGGCTGAGCGCCTGAGTGATGCATTGGTGCAG GACCCATCAACGTCTTCCATGCTTGAAATTTACGTCAAACTATCATTTGAAGGCCGCCGTAAACAGGGAAAAGCACAAGTTGACAGAGATCCATGTTTGAAACTTATTTTAGATGAGATAGAGAATGGTGGTCCTGCTGTACTGATGAG ATACTGGAATGATGAGTGGGTTTTGAAGATGTTTGGACTAGTCATGGGCATTTCTCTAGGTCCAGACTCTGGAGATGCAGTTTATCATGAAAATTCTGGGTCATTTGTTCATCATACTGCTATTATTGGCAACGTCAAG TTGTGCTGTCAGAATTTGAAGGAACTAGCCAGCAACCGAGTGTCTCCCCAATCGTCATCAAAGTACAAATGCAAACAAACAG AAAGAACACAGGAAACACAGGAAGAGCATTCTTTGGCTGTATTGATGCTCAAACTCAATCTAGTGGACCTTCTCTTTAGACGTGCACCTTGTATCCCTCATCTTTATTATTGGTGCGGCTATGTGAGGACTCATTCTGGCGGCTGTTCAAGGGTTAAATCTTCAGCTTCTACCCACAACCTACCTGATCAAGAAACCCAG CTGGGGGCTGGGAAAGAAGGGTTGCTTACTATCCTGGCTAGAGTTACCAGTGAGACTCCTTCCGTTCGATTCGCACAAGAATTTGCTCTAGTTCTCTTTTTGTATCATTGCCTTTGCACCATGCCTTGTGAACAGTGTGATGCAGTACTCAAG CAGGCGGTCGAGGCAGCGATCGAGGCAGCGAGATACCAGATAGATAATCCACAATTGGATAGAGAAAGTTCAGGGGTTGAGTGA